A genomic window from bacterium includes:
- a CDS encoding class I SAM-dependent methyltransferase yields the protein MTDRQASRTAVGVAYLRAAHQIFDACPLILDDPLALRLLGEGTESKIRSTPERFQTPENIALRSHVVLRSRFAEDCLQESVARGVTRYVLLGAGFDTFALRQPEWAKGLQILEVDHAGTQAEKRAHLDAAGLAIPPNVSFIQIDFAHESLLEGLRRQGVQPDAPAFFSWLGVCMYLERAAIESTLRSVAAFPPGSRIVLTFLPPEARAQLSFSQLGVHVAGLGEPFVSFFTRDEMQALLEGAGFSRVEFLTPEAARERYYDCRPADLPPPARSGIVSAIR from the coding sequence ATGACAGACCGTCAAGCCAGCCGCACCGCCGTGGGCGTCGCCTACCTGCGCGCCGCCCACCAGATATTCGACGCCTGCCCGCTGATCCTGGACGACCCGCTGGCCTTGCGCCTGCTGGGCGAGGGGACCGAAAGTAAGATACGCTCGACGCCCGAGCGTTTCCAAACCCCCGAGAACATAGCCCTGCGCTCGCACGTGGTGCTGCGCTCGCGTTTCGCCGAGGACTGCCTGCAGGAGTCGGTGGCACGGGGTGTGACCCGTTACGTGCTCCTCGGCGCCGGGTTCGACACGTTCGCCCTGCGGCAGCCCGAGTGGGCGAAGGGGCTGCAAATCCTGGAGGTCGACCATGCCGGCACCCAGGCCGAGAAACGCGCCCACCTCGACGCCGCCGGGCTTGCGATCCCCCCGAACGTTTCTTTCATCCAGATTGATTTCGCGCACGAGTCTCTGCTGGAGGGTCTGCGCCGTCAGGGGGTCCAGCCCGATGCACCGGCCTTTTTCTCCTGGCTTGGCGTGTGCATGTACCTGGAGCGGGCCGCGATAGAATCCACCCTGCGCTCTGTGGCCGCGTTCCCGCCGGGCAGCCGGATAGTGCTCACTTTCCTGCCGCCCGAGGCCAGAGCACAGCTGTCTTTCTCGCAGTTGGGCGTGCACGTGGCGGGCCTGGGCGAGCCGTTTGTCAGTTTTTTCACCAGAGATGAGATGCAAGCGCTGCTGGAGGGGGCCGGTTTCAGCCGGGTGGAGTTCCTGACCCCGGAGGCCGCCCGCGAGCGCTACTACGACTGCCGCCCGGCGGACCTTCCCCCGCCCGCGCGCAGCGGGATCGTGAGCGCGATACGGTAG
- a CDS encoding class I SAM-dependent methyltransferase, whose translation MTRKIDVDYTNPPEWLVKVERVVNNRLWSLSYGSYVRSLRLKGSERVLDFGSGSGAAAVHLARALSAGGGRLTCLDISEKWLECARAELAAFGNVDFVLGDIFSAALESGVYDVVFVHFVLHDIAPDSRAEVVKALAARLKPNGQIYLREPLKMGFGLQPEEVRLHMQAAGLGQESFRLEKVFLKDSFRAVYARQKTLQEQMEEFAQGGMRP comes from the coding sequence GTGACAAGGAAAATCGACGTGGACTACACCAACCCCCCGGAATGGCTGGTCAAGGTGGAGCGGGTGGTGAACAACCGCCTGTGGAGCCTTTCCTACGGTAGCTATGTGCGCTCGCTCAGGCTCAAGGGAAGCGAGCGGGTGCTCGATTTCGGCAGCGGCAGCGGCGCGGCGGCCGTTCACCTGGCGCGCGCGTTGAGCGCGGGCGGTGGACGGCTCACCTGCCTGGACATCTCCGAGAAATGGTTAGAGTGCGCCCGGGCCGAGCTGGCCGCGTTCGGCAATGTGGATTTCGTGCTGGGCGACATTTTCAGCGCCGCCCTGGAGAGCGGGGTGTATGACGTGGTGTTCGTGCATTTCGTGCTGCACGACATCGCCCCGGACTCGCGCGCGGAGGTGGTCAAGGCCCTGGCCGCGCGGCTCAAGCCCAACGGGCAGATCTACCTGCGCGAGCCGCTCAAGATGGGGTTCGGCCTGCAGCCCGAGGAGGTCCGCCTTCACATGCAGGCCGCAGGCCTGGGCCAGGAGAGTTTCCGCCTGGAGAAAGTGTTCCTCAAGGATAGTTTCCGGGCCGTGTACGCGCGTCAGAAAACCCTCCAGGAGCAGATGGAGGAGTTCGCGCAGGGAGGGATGAGGCCGTAA